In Papaver somniferum cultivar HN1 chromosome 1, ASM357369v1, whole genome shotgun sequence, a genomic segment contains:
- the LOC113277046 gene encoding cation/H(+) antiporter 15-like isoform X1 codes for MAQNLQNHRACTIPGKVGSGGLFYEHLSNFSGFAPLPSICLQITILSLAPHLVHIILSRFHQPLLVSQILGGVLASPWILGYPLFKIKNGSPMGITHFVFAVEGFQALDMLAQFSSMFFMFKVGVQMDPKILKRARWRTYIIGFCCILCSYISGVLLSHRFKNYRVPGFEGFPTSTRIVNLFGMISFPVIAYVLNDLTILNSELGNLAVQIAMVADFLHMSEKFTTLYLHVTADGNPTQALTVVSLLLGTLIYIYFIVRPAGIWIVKNTPEGRPVNDIYISLLMISVPLCGLASEYCGLNGTVGAFFLGLAIPDGPPLGSALVDKLRIVSVFFMPLHMGIIGYRTDIHKVHFSYLWRVLLVILSCILGKIIGLFLPAVLLGVSARDSLLLGLIMNFKGIVEVSILSTWLDLKYQRDIVIASDTIMVLTLIVLVAVITPAVKYLYDPSSKYLTYKGRSILQSNQNISDFRVLACVHSQDDILGIIRLLEATNPTKLHPLTVYVLHLIELVGRSTPLFIAHPLRKRASTSNPTKSERIINVFQQFQNRYQNLVTVHSFSTISPYASMHNDICTLSVDKMTALTIFPFCRQDDLARPDISNRSIKTLLQNLLRSSPCSVGILVNCNNYQGLSARFQGQSTRFLPDMPYRVIVFFFGGPDDREALAFAMNMIRNPSVFVTLVRFRGPASLPSDGVIDYYNYVERHEFLDDELVDNFRLNVNAMYDATLIYKEVEVKDCAETVWAIRSLHVDYDLMVVGRLQITDSNIIPGLATDWDDCEELGAIGNTVTSPDFEAESSILIIHQSVS; via the exons ATGGCGCAAAATCTCCAGAACCATCGTGCATGTACAATTCCAGGAAAAGTCGGCTCAGGAGGGTTATTTTATGAACATTTATCTAATTTTTCTGGTTTTGCTCCTCTACCAAGTATTTGCTTGCAAATTACAATACTTTCTCTTGCACCTCATCTAGTGCACATCATATTGTCACGGTTCCATCAACCCTTACTTGTTTCTCAAATCCTG GGAGGTGTACTTGCTAGTCCATGGATTCTTGGCTATCcgctttttaaaataaaaaacggCAGCCCTATGGGGATAACACATTTCGTATTCGCTGTAGAAGGATTTCAAGCACTAGACATGCTTGCTCAATTCAGTTCCATGTTTTTTATGTTTAAAGTTGGAGTTCAAATGGATCCCAAAATATTAAAGAGAGCTAGGTGGCGAACGTATATCATCGGGTTTTGTTGTATCCTCTGCTCTTATATATCCGGAGTTCTACTTTCACATAGATTCAAAAATTATCGTGTACCTGGTTTTGAAGGGTTTCCCACCTCTACGAGAATTGTAAATCTATTCGGCATGATTTCTTTCCCTGTTATCGCTTATGTACTCAATGATCTCACCATTCTTAACTCTGAACTAGGTAATTTAGCAGTTCAAATAGCaatggttgctgattttcttcatATGAGTGAAAAATTTACGACCTTATATCTCCATGTAACCGCGGATGGAAACCCAACACAGGCACTAACTGTTGTGTCACTCTTATTGGGGACGttgatttatatatattttattgtGCGGCCGGCAGGGATATGGATTGTAAAGAATACACCTGAAGGAAGACCAGTGAATGATATCTACATTTCCTTATTAATGATTTCAGTTCCACTGTGTGGTCTAGCTAGTGAATATTGTGGATTGAATGGTACAGTTGGGGCTTTTTTTCTTGGTTTGGCTATACCTGATGGTCCACCTTTAGGATCTGCTCTAGTTGACAAGCTACGCATTGTTTCTGTATTCTTCATGCCTCTTCATATGGGTATCATCGGATATAGGACGGACATTCATAAAGTTCATTTTTCGTATCTATGGCGGGTTTTACTGGTCATCCTCAGTTGTATCCTTGGAAAGATTATCGGGCTTTTCCTCCCAGCTGTGCTTCTTGGAGTGTCTGCACGAGATAGTTTGCTGCTTGGACTCATTATGAACTTTAAAGGCATTGTCGAGGTTTCCATACTTAGCACCTGGCTAGATTTAAAATATCAAAGA GATATTGTAATTGCTTCAGATACAATAATGGTTCTCACACTTATAGTGCTAGTAGCAGTTATTACACCCGCCGTGAAATACCTCTACGACCCTTCATCGAAATACTTAACCTACAAAGGAAGGTCAATCTTGCAGTCAAACCAAAACATATCAGATTTTCGTGTACTTGCATGTGTTCACAGCCAAGATGACATTCTAGGCATTATTAGACTCCTTGAAGCCACTAACCCTACCAAACTCCACCCCCTCACCGTGTACGTCCTCCATCTCATTGAACTCGTGGGTCGTTCTACTCCTCTCTTTATTGCCCACCCATTGCGTAAACGTGCTTCCACATCAAACCCTACCAAATCGGAAAGGATAATCAATGTTTTCCAACAATTCCAAAACCGATACCAGAACCTTGTTACGGTTCATTCCTTCTCTACCATCTCTCCGTATGCTTCAATGCACAACGATATATGCACTTTGTCAGTTGACAAGATGACTGCTCTCACAATCTTCCCATTCTGCAGGCAAGATGATCTTGCAAGACCAGATATTTCTAATCGTTCTATCAAAACCCTTCTTCAAAATCTGTTGCGAAGCTCCCCATGCTCAGTCGGGATCTTAGTTAATTGTAATAATTACCAAGGACTCTCTGCTCGCTTCCAAGGACAGTCAACTCGCTTCTTGCCTGACATGCCTTACCGTGTGATAGTATTCTTTTTTGGTGGCCCAGATGATCGTGAAGCATTGGCTTTCGCGATGAACATGATTCGTAATCCATCAGTTTTCGTTACTCTTGTTAGGTTTCGTGGTCCTGCAAGTTTACCATCCGACGGAGTTATTGACTATTACAATTATGTTGAGAGACATGAGTTTCTTGATGATGAATTGGTAGATAATTTTAGGCTTAACGTTAATGCAATGTATGACGCAACTTTGATATATAAAGAAGTAGAGGTGAAAGATTGTGCGGAAACAGTTTGGGCAATCCGGTCACTTCACGTAGATTATGATCTAATGGTCGTAGGAAGGCTACAAATCACTGATTCAAATATAATTCCAGGATTAGCAACGGACTGGGATGATTGTGAAGAGCTAGGAGCTATCGGAAACACAGTAACATCTCCTGATTTTGAAGCTGAGAGCTCAATCTTAATAATTCACCAAAGCGTTAGTTAA
- the LOC113277046 gene encoding cation/H(+) antiporter 15-like isoform X2, with translation MGITHFVFAVEGFQALDMLAQFSSMFFMFKVGVQMDPKILKRARWRTYIIGFCCILCSYISGVLLSHRFKNYRVPGFEGFPTSTRIVNLFGMISFPVIAYVLNDLTILNSELGNLAVQIAMVADFLHMSEKFTTLYLHVTADGNPTQALTVVSLLLGTLIYIYFIVRPAGIWIVKNTPEGRPVNDIYISLLMISVPLCGLASEYCGLNGTVGAFFLGLAIPDGPPLGSALVDKLRIVSVFFMPLHMGIIGYRTDIHKVHFSYLWRVLLVILSCILGKIIGLFLPAVLLGVSARDSLLLGLIMNFKGIVEVSILSTWLDLKYQRDIVIASDTIMVLTLIVLVAVITPAVKYLYDPSSKYLTYKGRSILQSNQNISDFRVLACVHSQDDILGIIRLLEATNPTKLHPLTVYVLHLIELVGRSTPLFIAHPLRKRASTSNPTKSERIINVFQQFQNRYQNLVTVHSFSTISPYASMHNDICTLSVDKMTALTIFPFCRQDDLARPDISNRSIKTLLQNLLRSSPCSVGILVNCNNYQGLSARFQGQSTRFLPDMPYRVIVFFFGGPDDREALAFAMNMIRNPSVFVTLVRFRGPASLPSDGVIDYYNYVERHEFLDDELVDNFRLNVNAMYDATLIYKEVEVKDCAETVWAIRSLHVDYDLMVVGRLQITDSNIIPGLATDWDDCEELGAIGNTVTSPDFEAESSILIIHQSVS, from the exons ATGGGGATAACACATTTCGTATTCGCTGTAGAAGGATTTCAAGCACTAGACATGCTTGCTCAATTCAGTTCCATGTTTTTTATGTTTAAAGTTGGAGTTCAAATGGATCCCAAAATATTAAAGAGAGCTAGGTGGCGAACGTATATCATCGGGTTTTGTTGTATCCTCTGCTCTTATATATCCGGAGTTCTACTTTCACATAGATTCAAAAATTATCGTGTACCTGGTTTTGAAGGGTTTCCCACCTCTACGAGAATTGTAAATCTATTCGGCATGATTTCTTTCCCTGTTATCGCTTATGTACTCAATGATCTCACCATTCTTAACTCTGAACTAGGTAATTTAGCAGTTCAAATAGCaatggttgctgattttcttcatATGAGTGAAAAATTTACGACCTTATATCTCCATGTAACCGCGGATGGAAACCCAACACAGGCACTAACTGTTGTGTCACTCTTATTGGGGACGttgatttatatatattttattgtGCGGCCGGCAGGGATATGGATTGTAAAGAATACACCTGAAGGAAGACCAGTGAATGATATCTACATTTCCTTATTAATGATTTCAGTTCCACTGTGTGGTCTAGCTAGTGAATATTGTGGATTGAATGGTACAGTTGGGGCTTTTTTTCTTGGTTTGGCTATACCTGATGGTCCACCTTTAGGATCTGCTCTAGTTGACAAGCTACGCATTGTTTCTGTATTCTTCATGCCTCTTCATATGGGTATCATCGGATATAGGACGGACATTCATAAAGTTCATTTTTCGTATCTATGGCGGGTTTTACTGGTCATCCTCAGTTGTATCCTTGGAAAGATTATCGGGCTTTTCCTCCCAGCTGTGCTTCTTGGAGTGTCTGCACGAGATAGTTTGCTGCTTGGACTCATTATGAACTTTAAAGGCATTGTCGAGGTTTCCATACTTAGCACCTGGCTAGATTTAAAATATCAAAGA GATATTGTAATTGCTTCAGATACAATAATGGTTCTCACACTTATAGTGCTAGTAGCAGTTATTACACCCGCCGTGAAATACCTCTACGACCCTTCATCGAAATACTTAACCTACAAAGGAAGGTCAATCTTGCAGTCAAACCAAAACATATCAGATTTTCGTGTACTTGCATGTGTTCACAGCCAAGATGACATTCTAGGCATTATTAGACTCCTTGAAGCCACTAACCCTACCAAACTCCACCCCCTCACCGTGTACGTCCTCCATCTCATTGAACTCGTGGGTCGTTCTACTCCTCTCTTTATTGCCCACCCATTGCGTAAACGTGCTTCCACATCAAACCCTACCAAATCGGAAAGGATAATCAATGTTTTCCAACAATTCCAAAACCGATACCAGAACCTTGTTACGGTTCATTCCTTCTCTACCATCTCTCCGTATGCTTCAATGCACAACGATATATGCACTTTGTCAGTTGACAAGATGACTGCTCTCACAATCTTCCCATTCTGCAGGCAAGATGATCTTGCAAGACCAGATATTTCTAATCGTTCTATCAAAACCCTTCTTCAAAATCTGTTGCGAAGCTCCCCATGCTCAGTCGGGATCTTAGTTAATTGTAATAATTACCAAGGACTCTCTGCTCGCTTCCAAGGACAGTCAACTCGCTTCTTGCCTGACATGCCTTACCGTGTGATAGTATTCTTTTTTGGTGGCCCAGATGATCGTGAAGCATTGGCTTTCGCGATGAACATGATTCGTAATCCATCAGTTTTCGTTACTCTTGTTAGGTTTCGTGGTCCTGCAAGTTTACCATCCGACGGAGTTATTGACTATTACAATTATGTTGAGAGACATGAGTTTCTTGATGATGAATTGGTAGATAATTTTAGGCTTAACGTTAATGCAATGTATGACGCAACTTTGATATATAAAGAAGTAGAGGTGAAAGATTGTGCGGAAACAGTTTGGGCAATCCGGTCACTTCACGTAGATTATGATCTAATGGTCGTAGGAAGGCTACAAATCACTGATTCAAATATAATTCCAGGATTAGCAACGGACTGGGATGATTGTGAAGAGCTAGGAGCTATCGGAAACACAGTAACATCTCCTGATTTTGAAGCTGAGAGCTCAATCTTAATAATTCACCAAAGCGTTAGTTAA